TTCCATTCCCTCTCGCTGTGAATTAAAATGCCAACGGGCGGCTCAAAGCTGCATCGGTCCTGTTCTGGAACTGTATTGAAAGGAGTACAAGGAGATTTTTTACTGGCAATGTACATGCCATGATAGAATATCAATACAGCAATCATTTAGAGTTATTCACCAGTCATTTCCATGACACTTTGCCTCGCCAGCTCTTCCTCAATCTCCTCCTCACTATAATAGAGATCTTCGCCACTGTAGGGAGAGAGGTTGGATGCTCTAGGTTAAATGTCTTAATTGCTGTTTAATGACTGACTTGATCCAAAACTATCTCATTCATTTCCTATGGTAAATGGTTATGCAACTGACATACCAAGTAAACCAAGCCTCACTCCCATCTGACACTGGGCTCCACCTGCCAGCACTTCCAGGTCTCTCATCCTGGAGATTTACAGCCAGCCCTCCGTCAATGGAACCAGTTGAGCTCACCACAACCTTCTGAAGTTCAGCAAGTTCAGCAAGCAACTTTGTAAGGGGTACACTCTTTGCCTTCACGCCTTGCTTTTTCTGGGATCTCTTCGGAGTATCTAGCCCCTCCAACAGGTTGCCCAGTGAAGACTTAGTGCTCAGGCCAAACACCACATCTTGGGCAGCAGAGGCTGCAGCACAGCCTCTGTACATAAATAGACAGAAAATGAATGTTGAGATTAAGGAATCTAATTTATTAAAAACCTACCAACATAAACTCATAATTATGCAATTCCCAAATGTCTTTGCTAGAGGAGGCCCCATTAAGATGTTTCTTTAAGCTGTGTGTTTGAACTAAACCCAATGTATTATATACAACAGTTCTATTATGGAACTGAGACAATCATACTTTTCCTGACTCACCTTGCACAAGCATCAGTGGGAACAGAGTTGAGATCAAGGCCACTAACGGGTGGCTGTCCCTCCATGCTGATCGAGTGACCACTATCACTCCTATGCTGCGAGATAGCCTCAGCAAGCTTAGCATTTATGAAGGGGAAACCTGTGCCAAGCATGGCGGAGGTGAGCAGCCGCTCATCCtcactgctatgcagagggACATCCTGTTCATCATCCAGGGCTTTGGAGGAGTCTAGCAGTGACTGGTGTCCACACATGTCCAGAGAAAACCCCTTTGGAGCCTTATTCACCACGCCCTCAGCCGAGGGATTCTGAACCAGCCGGTCCTCCAGCTTTACAGCTGGTGTATTGGTGGCAAGGTCCTCTTGGGGAAGCATTGCATCATCAACAGTCTCCTCGGTCGATATACCGCCATGCAAGATAATGTCATCATAGTCGACTCCATCCTCATCCTTGGTAGATGGTTGCATAGATGTTATCATTAAGCCTTTGGTAGTGTTTACCATCTCAGAGGAAGCCTCCTCTTTTGAATGGTCTCCTGGATGGGCGATGTCAAATCCAATAGAAATGCATCTGGCTGATTCCTCTGCAAGGGAACAATTTGATCTCACAAGATGCTGCTGAGGTTCAGCAGATGCTGCCTTCTTCACTGATGGTGTCATCAGAGGTGTAGATACAGGCATCGTGTCAGAGTAGCCGAGAGGCTCACTCTTTGCTTCCACTACTAACTTATCCTGTTCGGGAATCTGGGATCTCTCTGGGGTCTCTTGTCCCTCCAACAGGTCACTCAGTAAAGACTCAGAGCTCAGGCCTTTAGCAGCAGAGCctctgcacagacagacagaggataaGCATTGTGATTAAGGGTTTTATAAACTTACCAAGGTTAACTGATTATTTTCTGCAATTATGAAGCAATTGCAGAGCTGAAAGAGGCCTGACAGGTACAAAACTAATGGCTCTCTAAGCCTTTGAATATAAGGCAGACCATGAAAATTCTTATTGAGCGACAAGGCTATAGATCGCGCTTAAGTGGAAATTCatagaaatataaatatacatccTGCATCCTGTCAATATACAGTGTATACAGACGTTGAGCATTAATTAACACTCAAATTGTGTCTGCATGTCTCTGAATTAATAATCTGTGGAATTAAAGACCTTTTACAAAATTCCACTTGTGTTTTGATAGCATTTATTGGTGCCATCAGCAGCCAACAGGTGCTGCTTACCTAATCTCAGCCTGTACATCTTTTTCAGCTGTAGCTGAGGGGAGGCTGCTGTTCATGTTGTCACCACTGCAGAGCTCCTCTCTGAGGTTAAAATCCTTTAGAGTcctatttttgtcattgttaGCTTGCACAATGTCAGTAAGACTGATATTTACCATCTTCGAGGAAGCCTCCTCTATTACATGCTCCACTGGAAGGTTGGTATTAAATACTTCCTCCCTCACAGGTGTCATCGGCAGAGTAGTTTCTGTTATTTCAACTGAAACATTCGGAGCCTCTACATTGACTGAGCAGCCCAGGGTCTCAGGCTTCTCCATAAAAACAGCCTTTGTGCAAAGCTTTGCAAGGGGCACATCAAGATTAAGAGTCACCTCATCGAGATATTTAGAGGCCACAATCTTGGTGGTATCTGCCAAATCCTCTGGCACCAGTCCTGCAGCTACCTCTTGTTGATATAGGAGAATGCTCTTTTCCACCGCAGAATCTGCTGCCCGACGAGGTGCCACTTCATGCTTGATGCCCACATTTTGCAGCCGCTGTCCCTCCTCCTGACGGTCACCGGGATTGGCACGAAAGCAGCAGCTGACTGTGTTCCCCATTGTCCTGGGACCTGGCTGGGGGCTCAGCTCAGGTGCTCAGACAGGGAATGGAGCCCTTATGGCATCCACAATGTGGATCTGTGTAAATGTGGGAgagatttaaaaataaaaaagggttCATAATGAGCTGCAATCTGAGTTTAGAATCTGAATCTGAATTGTTTCCTTCCAAGAACTGACTGCAAACAAATACGACAATATTCAGTATTGTGAATGAACAAGtgctaatttgttcaagtcaagagaaagaaaatgataaTTGAACATTATAGGCCCTGACCGGAGTGCCTTAGTTTACTTGTCCTGGATGCTAGCTATTGCCAGGATTttgtgatctttttttttttcacgttaagTGCAACAGGGTAGTCAAACCAACAGAAACAATTTAGGCATGATTCATATGAACGAATAAAATGTAAGACTTAAGCTGATTACCTACTTATTCAGGATATCAGGAAATTTCAGCAGTTGGTTTTTCCAAAGAGACTGAACAGTGTTTGACGCTTCTACTGGGGTTCAGAGTAATGTTCGGATGCATATTTCCGTAGAACTTTATGCGAACCCTCATCATAAAGACGACCGAATGTTGACCATCTATGACGTCAAACCTTTACGCAAGAAGCTTGTCCAacgcagagccatataaaggtacctaCTGGTCCAACATGATGTccaatctgtagcctaggcctatagtagcctagtctatttCTCAGATTGTATTGAACGTctcctttcatcaataaatagcctacacatattTTCACTGGAGCATAATCAACgcttactgtattttaacgaaTTTGATAAAACGGTCGTCAAATATTACGCAAGGCTAGCCTAATTCGGAAGCAATTAGGCGCAAACGCCAATTATTCTAATGTGCTCATTtagcgtgtgtagcctattttttacatgtgggaatcagtgtaggcctattattttaatcatttttatttctttatctaATGAGGGCATTATCATAATCATTGACTTTCATTGGCATTCAGAATCTActctataggctactgaaaaccCTACCACTCTTCAGGAACCACTGCCCATCCCATCTCCTGTCATGTCTGAGAACACCACGTTTCATAGGCATATGCTATCATTTTAGTCTATTAACTTTTTGGCTAAAGTTAAAAGTTATCGCTAGTTGACTAGGAGCCTATTCAGCAGACGCATAACCAAAGCGACCCTACACGGTCAGAAAAAAAcacgttatttatttattaatggcttttcaccagagccggacagtaacggagtagcctacatttacttgagtacagtaggctacttgagtgcagttttgagggatctgtactttactcgagtatcatttttggggagtactcatgactttactcaagtacatttgaatggcaaatattgtactctttacttctatccataaccatgagtagcctacctgttacttcttctaaaaaaaaggaaaaaagaaaaatctcggaaaccctgaatttgttgtttcccttttaaacgtgattggattgtgcaggcgctactgattgggacagcctatcagcaatcaccttcacctttcctccaaagtcaactccatggttaaattcagataagagacgaagccttgatgaaattcattctggactctatccgaccacataaagacctcgggatacttcggtttggttttagggaccctctactcactaccagtgcaatgttgtttggaactgtagaagaggtataaaaatagcgttttgtagtggCAAAATAAtgtgcccttctcacttccacgctaacgagctttgactaaaaacggtaacatcgaactttctcaaaacacatccgaatgacatgatttggatgtcaactcaacgtatgtactcccaatcatccgtaaatcgatctaaagtgcattttactccggataattcctttaacgggagcatttaccgCCTGAAATATcaaattttgtttaccacgctcggagttatagcagagagggttaaagcggagcgagaggcgcaaacgttggacaatttccgcgttcgattattgcaagggggaggggggaaaatccccctttatgcagaccagagtaaaccctcgctgcactaatgtcaatggagacttgtggaattttaccaataaattggtcattatatctttctggatttgttgagggttttttggaacattttgtcataatctgtaagtgtttgggatcatgtcaagcctaaaagtgtaatttaatttagtgttcggatttgtaataaaataacttaatatcagaccatgctgctgccagttactgtccagttgttagcatgctagctagcctcttagctaaggtaacattttaaacggagaagtgtaatttctttgaaatgacaactagctgaataacattactgacattagttaaagtggatagtttatactcaagcgaatttggaacagtatattaagtttaagcgaagtccttcaactactagtcacttgttagcgcatatctgtattgccatagctactcccatccacttgtatggcgttttaagctagcgttagctagctagctagctcggtacacatgactaattaaattatttatataatgtcctaaagaatgattcattggtatcatacatgattatagacaatgatattgtgaacacaattatgtttatctgttcttattgcttattaagagagaaagtttatttagtgacgtaaggtgacactcccacttatgcagaccggaactgtcccattttgctcccatagtaacgaattacgttgctctatcttgctagtaatcaaggatctttggttataGTGATGGCCTGATGgctcgcctatttacgccgtttcaatggcacatgaacggttagaccgagaattctcgtcatgaaattaaaattccactggagctccaagcggatgtgtacacgcagccttacaacactgtttacagctcttcgagtcacggtaaaatgtaatttttggtacatagctactttagatacacctatggtgtgggtgcttgcgtttctttaggaatctggccttggcctgtctacgtacttccggtcgatttcttttccctacagtactccgtctggaataggttgattcacgctcgtttacttcggcagttgggcagccgaccaaccagcgaacagtgggcgtccctgagagcgattacgtacccaggcatggtgtttcaattactacgtccccgcccctgaagcagatcgcttggaatacatcaatgtagggagagaaaatgacttATACTTaagaaatctttgagcaaatgtaaataatagtttagcctattaacaggagtgtcatgaacgaagtcacagtggagtaggatgttatatcggGTCTCAAAAAGTTGTCAGAGACTATGTAAAAATCattgggggggaaaaaacttgAAGGGAATGGTATATAGGCTCTCTATTCTCAACTATTGTGACTTATGAAGGTCAAAAACCTCCCTGCAAACTACCTCGttgcattacattttacatttattcattgagCTTTTATACTAACAACAATGGAATTATTGGAATAACACTTAAGTGACATTGCCATGGTAATAAATACTAACTACATGTACccagttgttagcatgctagctagcctcttagctaaggtaacattttaaacggagaagtgtaatttctttgaaatgacaactagctgaataacattactgacattagttaaagtggatagtttatactcaagcgaatttggaacagtatattaagtttaagcgaagtccttcaacaaCAAGTGGGATCAAAGATGATGTGGATCTTATGAAACACTATCTGAGCCTTCTCCGGAAATGGGTACAactctcatttgcatattatcaCAGTGGTTGGATATTGTATTACCTAAAGTAATACGTTAAACTTtgttgacatttcatttttccaTATCAGTCATTATTGTAATGCACACGTTGGGGTAACtgagattctgtgtgtgttgatgtttgcGTTTCTGTATAGTGGCACGCGGCGGCAGCCTCTCCTGGGCTCGAGGGTCgcagacgtgtgtgtgagcagctcttCCAAGGCGGAGAAGACGAGTTTGGTGTCATGGAGGCACTCAAGCTCCTGATGCTAGCCTGTGCCGTGGAATTGCACGCCGCCATGGAGAGGGGCAAAGACGTGCCAATCTTCTGCTGGCTGCTATTCTCCCGCTACACCTCCTCGTGCCCGCGCACGTTCCTGGCCAACCACCTGAGCCAGGTTGGCTTCAGTGGAGGCATGGAGCAGGTGAAAAGGCTCAGGGAGACTTTTGAtgtggtggttgttgttgttgttgtttttattgttgttgttgtcccatTGACTGCCAGATGAGAAGGTGTATCAAAGTCTGTTgtgatatagcctactgttgttgGCTGTTGTCTTCATTTCTGTGTTATAGGTGGAGATGTGTCTCCTGGGTtacacactgcaccacaccatCAAGGTTTACCGCCTTTACATGGCCAACATGGCGGACTTCATTATCACTCATTACCCGGATGATCACATTCAGGACTGGCCCTCTGTCTGCCTGGTAACCGAGGATGGCCGACATTATAACGTGGCAGTTGGCGAACCCGCCTGTCCTCAGGAGGACCTTTCCAGAGGACCTCACTGATTGATTGTTGACCCAAGTGACCAAGGTCCAATCATGGCCAATTCAGGATACTATTTTACACCATTCATGTTACTTCAATACATTATTTTCTCAGCATTATATTTGCGACTGTATTGTGGATTCTTTGTCTGGAAGATTTCCTTTGGAAGGTTTATGGTTTTTATGGTTActtagctgatgcttttgtccaaagtgacttacaatgcTATACAGTATGCTATATATGCTATACAAACACTTATTTTACAGAAAGTAAGTGTTTGTTCGTCAACAATGAGAAGAATGCGCAGGACTGGGGGAgggcatattttgtaccgccatGTGGTACATGTAGTTAGTATTTATTACCATGGCAATGTCACTTAAGTGTTATTCCAATAATTCCATTGTTGTTAGTATAAAAGctcaatgaataaatgtaaaatgtaatgcaaCGAGGTAGTTTGCAGGGAGGTTTTTGACCTTCATAAGTCACAATAGTTGAGAATAGAGAGCCTATATACCATTCCCTTcaagttttttcccccccaatGATTTTTACATAGTCTCTGACAACTTTTTGAGACccgatataacatcctactccactgtgacttcgttcatgacactcctgttaataggctaaactattatttacatttgctcaaagatttcttAAGTATaagtcattttctctccctacgttgatgtattccaagcgatctgcttcaggggcggggacgtagtaattgaaacaccatgcctgggtacgtaatcgctctcagggacgcccactgttcgctggttggtcggctgcccaactgccgaagtaaacgagcgtgaatcaacctattccagacggagtactgtagggaaaagaaatcgaccggaagtacgtagacaggccaaggccagattcctaaagaaacgcaagcacccacaccataggtgtatctaaagtagctatgtaccaaaaattacattttaccgtgactcgaagagctgtaaacagtgttgtaaggctgcgtgtacacatccgcttggagctccagtggaattttaatttcatgacgagaattctcggtctaaccgttcatgtgccattgaaacggcgtaaataggcgagcCATCAGGCCATCACtataaccaaagatccttgattactagcaagatagagcaacgtaattcgttactatgggagcaaaatgggacagttccggtctgcataagtgggagtgtcaccttacgtcactaaataaactttctctcttaataagcaataagaacagataaacataattgtgttcacaatatcattgtctataatcatgtatgataccaatgaatcattctttaggacattatataaataatttaattagtcatgtgtaccgagctagctagctagctaacgctagcttaaaacgccatacaagtggatgggagtagctatggcaatacagatatgcgctaacaagtgactagtagttgaaggacttcgcttaaacttaatatactgttccaaattcgcttgagtataaactatccactttaactaatgtcagtaatgttattcagctagttgtcatttcaaagaaattacacttctccgtttaaaatgttaccttagcta
The sequence above is a segment of the Alosa sapidissima isolate fAloSap1 chromosome 2, fAloSap1.pri, whole genome shotgun sequence genome. Coding sequences within it:
- the LOC121695171 gene encoding uncharacterized protein LOC121695171, which encodes MGNTVSCCFRANPGDRQEEGQRLQNVGIKHEVAPRRAADSAVEKSILLYQQEVAAGLVPEDLADTTKIVASKYLDEVTLNLDVPLAKLCTKAVFMEKPETLGCSVNVEAPNVSVEITETTLPMTPVREEVFNTNLPVEHVIEEASSKMVNISLTDIVQANNDKNRTLKDFNLREELCSGDNMNSSLPSATAEKDVQAEIRGSAAKGLSSESLLSDLLEGQETPERSQIPEQDKLVVEAKSEPLGYSDTMPVSTPLMTPSVKKAASAEPQQHLVRSNCSLAEESARCISIGFDIAHPGDHSKEEASSEMVNTTKGLMITSMQPSTKDEDGVDYDDIILHGGISTEETVDDAMLPQEDLATNTPAVKLEDRLVQNPSAEGVVNKAPKGFSLDMCGHQSLLDSSKALDDEQDVPLHSSEDERLLTSAMLGTGFPFINAKLAEAISQHRSDSGHSISMEGQPPVSGLDLNSVPTDACARGCAAASAAQDVVFGLSTKSSLGNLLEGLDTPKRSQKKQGVKAKSVPLTKLLAELAELQKVVVSSTGSIDGGLAVNLQDERPGSAGRWSPVSDGSEAWFTCGEDLYYSEEEIEEELARQSVMEMTVPEQDRCSFEPPVGILIHSEREWKEQTTESIIIRNGYAVLSQSFGFVRRVREDNYCALRASLYQTLMSSAQLPNWLQRESFLLIPDELETRYGLIKGWLFPDVCKQTSGIKDDVDLMKHYLSLLRKWWHAAAASPGLEGRRRVCEQLFQGGEDEFGVMEALKLLMLACAVELHAAMERGKDVPIFCWLLFSRYTSSCPRTFLANHLSQVGFSGGMEQVEMCLLGYTLHHTIMVYRLYMANMADFIITHYPDDHIQDWPSVCLVTEDGRHYNVAVGEPACPQEDLSRGPH
- the LOC121695626 gene encoding ubiquitin thioesterase otulin-like; the protein is MKHYLSLLRKWWHAAAASPGLEGRRRVCEQLFQGGEDEFGVMEALKLLMLACAVELHAAMERGKDVPIFCWLLFSRYTSSCPRTFLANHLSQVGFSGGMEQVEMCLLGYTLHHTIKVYRLYMANMADFIITHYPDDHIQDWPSVCLVTEDGRHYNVAVGEPACPQEDLSRGPH